One window of Medicago truncatula cultivar Jemalong A17 chromosome 2, MtrunA17r5.0-ANR, whole genome shotgun sequence genomic DNA carries:
- the LOC11437833 gene encoding uncharacterized protein At4g15545 isoform X2 has translation MLVAELSGSNLDIPEELLQVLPSDPFEQLDVARKITSIALSTRVNTLQSEVSALRDELVKKDELIAELEAQGEPLHAALSEAADKLALAEQDKEKLLKENASLSSTVRKLSRDVSKLEVFRKALMQSLQEDEEKPGAVSPNIAAMLHSQSSTTSTSQLGDEDASLPPRPSSMQTNTSDAGNSYAEDRQSDAGPGPVRSQASSSSHNILLASQTTTPRISPPGSPPIVSASVSPSRTSKPASPRRHAVSLQIDRTSSMFSSTGSMSSSGTARTRVDGKEFFRQVRSRLSYEQFGAFLANVKELNSHKQTKEETLKKADEIFGPENKDLYTIFEGLISRNVH, from the exons aTGTTGGTGGCGGAATTGAGTGGTTCGAACCTCGATATTCCTGAGGAGTTGCTGCAAGTTCTACCATCCGATCCTTTCGAGCAACTCGATGTGGCTCGCAAAATCACCTCCATTGCCCTTTCAACACGTGTCAACACGCTCCAATCAGAAGTTTCTGCTCTACGTGATGAGCTCGTCAAGAAAGACGAGCTCATCGCGGAGCTGGAAGCTCAGGGAGAGCCTCTCCACGCTGCTCTTTCTGAAGCCGCCGATAAGCTTGCACTTGCTGAACAAGATAAG GAGAAGTTGTTGAAGGAGAATGCTTCACTTTCTAGTACAGTGAGGAAGCTCAGTAGAGATGTCTCCAAG TTGGAGGTTTTCAGAAAGGCACTTATGCAATCACTTCAAGAGGATGAAGAAAAACCT GGAGCAGTATCACCCAACATTGCAGCTATGTTACATAGTCAGTCAAGTACCACTTCCACATCTCAGCTTGGAG ATGAAGATGCTTCATTGCCACCTAGACCTTCTTCAATGCAAACCAATACTTCTGATGCAGGAAATTCCTATGCAGAGGATCGTCAATCAGATG CTGGACCTGGACCTGTAAGATCTcaagcatcatcatcatcacataaTATTTTGTTAGCATCCCAAACTACGACTCCTCGCATCAGTCCTCCTGGTTCACCTCCTATCGTTTCTGCATCTGTATCACCATCAAGAACATCTAAACCTGCGTCTCCAAGGCGCCATGCGGTTTCCCTTCAAATTGACAGGACTTCTTCAATGTTTTCCTCTACTGGTTCAATGTCTAGCTCTGGCACAG CACGAACTCGGGTGGATGGAAAGGAGTTCTTTCGCCAAGTCAG GAGCCGTTTGTCTTATGAGCAGTTTGGTGCATTTTTAGCAAATGTTAAGGAACTGAATTcccacaaacaaacaaaagag GAGACATTAAAGAAAGCTGATGAGATCTTTGGGCCTGAAAACAAAGATCTGTATACTATATTTGAAGGATTGATTAGTCGCAATGTccattaa
- the LOC11437833 gene encoding uncharacterized protein At4g15545 isoform X1, whose product MLVAELSGSNLDIPEELLQVLPSDPFEQLDVARKITSIALSTRVNTLQSEVSALRDELVKKDELIAELEAQGEPLHAALSEAADKLALAEQDKEKLLKENASLSSTVRKLSRDVSKLEVFRKALMQSLQEDEEKPGAVSPNIAAMLHSQSSTTSTSQLGDEDASLPPRPSSMQTNTSDAGNSYAEDRQSDAGPGPGPVRSQASSSSHNILLASQTTTPRISPPGSPPIVSASVSPSRTSKPASPRRHAVSLQIDRTSSMFSSTGSMSSSGTARTRVDGKEFFRQVRSRLSYEQFGAFLANVKELNSHKQTKEETLKKADEIFGPENKDLYTIFEGLISRNVH is encoded by the exons aTGTTGGTGGCGGAATTGAGTGGTTCGAACCTCGATATTCCTGAGGAGTTGCTGCAAGTTCTACCATCCGATCCTTTCGAGCAACTCGATGTGGCTCGCAAAATCACCTCCATTGCCCTTTCAACACGTGTCAACACGCTCCAATCAGAAGTTTCTGCTCTACGTGATGAGCTCGTCAAGAAAGACGAGCTCATCGCGGAGCTGGAAGCTCAGGGAGAGCCTCTCCACGCTGCTCTTTCTGAAGCCGCCGATAAGCTTGCACTTGCTGAACAAGATAAG GAGAAGTTGTTGAAGGAGAATGCTTCACTTTCTAGTACAGTGAGGAAGCTCAGTAGAGATGTCTCCAAG TTGGAGGTTTTCAGAAAGGCACTTATGCAATCACTTCAAGAGGATGAAGAAAAACCT GGAGCAGTATCACCCAACATTGCAGCTATGTTACATAGTCAGTCAAGTACCACTTCCACATCTCAGCTTGGAG ATGAAGATGCTTCATTGCCACCTAGACCTTCTTCAATGCAAACCAATACTTCTGATGCAGGAAATTCCTATGCAGAGGATCGTCAATCAGATG CTGGACCTGGACCTGGACCTGTAAGATCTcaagcatcatcatcatcacataaTATTTTGTTAGCATCCCAAACTACGACTCCTCGCATCAGTCCTCCTGGTTCACCTCCTATCGTTTCTGCATCTGTATCACCATCAAGAACATCTAAACCTGCGTCTCCAAGGCGCCATGCGGTTTCCCTTCAAATTGACAGGACTTCTTCAATGTTTTCCTCTACTGGTTCAATGTCTAGCTCTGGCACAG CACGAACTCGGGTGGATGGAAAGGAGTTCTTTCGCCAAGTCAG GAGCCGTTTGTCTTATGAGCAGTTTGGTGCATTTTTAGCAAATGTTAAGGAACTGAATTcccacaaacaaacaaaagag GAGACATTAAAGAAAGCTGATGAGATCTTTGGGCCTGAAAACAAAGATCTGTATACTATATTTGAAGGATTGATTAGTCGCAATGTccattaa